In one Alosa alosa isolate M-15738 ecotype Scorff River chromosome 14, AALO_Geno_1.1, whole genome shotgun sequence genomic region, the following are encoded:
- the LOC125307648 gene encoding LOW QUALITY PROTEIN: NACHT, LRR and PYD domains-containing protein 3-like (The sequence of the model RefSeq protein was modified relative to this genomic sequence to represent the inferred CDS: inserted 2 bases in 1 codon; substituted 1 base at 1 genomic stop codon), with protein MTPSGCTFRCVSPRHSSSPDGALGGLTTVDCGTKHWNSRVNCRCTSVAPLHSCTDQDRHRHTNIQSHKSLLQKKFQCLSEGISKQGNPTLLTELYITEGGSGQVNDXNKVRRTEATSKTSETYNTPIKCNDIFKPLPGQDEAIRTLLTKGVAGIGKTVSVQKNIIEWAEEKANQDVHFIFPLPFRELNLMKEKKLSLVELLQHFFSDIKDFSILNDDKFKWLFIFDGLNESRIPLNFQSNPTCCDVTKPTTVQSLLTYLIKRNLLPSALLWITSRPAAANQIPPECVDQVTEVLGFNDPQREEYFRKRVSDENLANRIITYLKSSRSLHIMCHIPVFCWIAAAVLERMLSVTESGEIPRTLTQMYTHFLPNKYQTXVHRHTDEEIIFKLGKLAFQLLEKGNLIFYEEDLKECGIDITEASVYSGMCTKIFREEVGLYQGKVFCFVHLSIQEHLAALYVSLTLITRKENVLKPVTFRSKLTKFFGRVSDSLYDLHKSAVDLALESKNGHLDLFLRFLLGLSLEFNHNLLRDLLPHSDSQSQSTAKTVQYIKQKIRENPSSEKCINLFHCLNELSDPSLVEEIQRYLLFSLGGLKAQWSDVAFVILTSEQELDEFDCRYYYNRWERQNEEGLLGLMPVIKAHRSARLIYINLAEKSCSSLASALSSGSSLRQLDLSDSNLLDSGVTLLSAALRNPICKLEKLTLYNCYLTEKNCSTLASVLSSCSSLRELDLSGNELLDSGVTLLSDVLRNPICKLETLELRGCNLTEKSCSSLASHLISGSSLRQLTLSVNEVLDSGVILLSTALGNPLCKLETLRLRNCKLTEKSCSSLASVLSSGSSLRQLNMSYNNLLDSGVTLLCAALRNPLCKLEALELWTCNLTEERCSFLASVLNSGSSLRHLNLSVNKLLDSGVTLLSAALGNPLCKLETLK; from the exons ACATCGgcatacaaacatacagagTCACAAGTCCCTTCTGCAAAAGAAGTTTCAGTGTTTATCTGAGGGAATCTCAAAGCAGGGAAACCCCACACTCCTCACAGAGCTCTACATCACAGAGGGGGGAAGTGGACAGGTCAATGA GAACAAGGTCAGACGGACCGAGGCAACATCCAAGACATCAGAAACATACAACACACCAATCAAATGTAATGACATCTTTAAACCCTTACCTGGACAAGACGAAGCCATCAGAACTCTGCTGACAAAGGGAGTGGCTGGCATTGGAAAAACAGTCTCTGTGCAGAAGAACATTATAGAATGGGCTGAAGAAAAAGCCAATCAGGATGTCCACTTCATATTTCCTCTTCCTTTCCGGGAGCTGAACCTGATGAAGGAGAAGAAACTCAGTCTGGTGGAGCTTCTTCAACACTTTTTTAGTGACATTAAAGATTTCAGTATTCTTAATGATGACAAGTTCAAATGGTTGTTCATCTTTGATGGTTTAAATGAGAGTCGGATTCCTCTAAATTTCCAATCCAACCCCACGTGTTGTGATGTTACAAAACCAACCActgtgcagag TTTGCTGACATACCTCATCAAGAGGAATCTGCTTccttctgctctcctctggaTCACCTCCAGACCAgcagcagccaatcagatcCCTCCTGAGTGTGTGGACCAGGTGACAGAAGTACTAGGGTTCAATGACCCCCAAAGGGAGGAGTACTTTAGAAAGAGAGTCAGTGATGAGAACCTAGCgaacagaatcatcacatactTGAAGTCATCCAGGAGCCTCCACATCATGTGCCACATTCCAGTCTTCTGCTGGATTGCAGCCGCTGTTCTAGAGAGAATGTTGAGTGTAACAGAAAGTGGAGAGATCCCCAGGACTCTGactcaaatgtacacacacttccttccaaacaaatatcaaacgtaagtacacagacacacagatgaagaaattattttcaaacTGGGGAAACTTGCCTTTCAGCTGCTGGAGAAGGGTAACCTGATCTTCTATGAGGAGGACCTAAAAGAGTGTGGCATTGACATCACAGAAGCATCAGTGTACTCAGGAATGTGTACCAAGATCTTCAGAGAGGAGGTTGGGCTGTACCAGGGGAAGGTGTTCTGCTTTGTTCATCTCAGCATTCAGGAGCATCTTGCAGCTTTATATGTGTCCCTCACTCTCATAACCCGTAAAGAAAATGTTCTAAAGCCAGTCACCTTTAGATCCAAACTTACTAAGTTTTTTGGACGTGTGTCTGATTCTTTGTATGACCTGCACAAGAGCGCAGTGGATCTTGCCTTAGAGAGCAAGAATGGACACCTGGACCTTTTCCTCCGCTTCCTTCTTGGACTCTCACTGGAGTTCAACCATAATCTCTTAAGAGATCTACTGCCGCATTCAGACAGTCAATCACAAAGCACAGCTAAAACTGTCCAGTACATCAAACAGAAGATCAGAGAGAATCCCTCATCAGAGAAATGCATCAATCTGTTCCACTGTCTGAATGAGCTGAGTGACCCGTCCCTAGTGGAGGAAATCCAAAGGTACCTCTTATTTAGTCTAGGAGGTCTAAAAGCCCAGTGGTCAGATGTGGCCTTTGTGATACTGACCTCAGAACAGGAGCTGGATGAGTTTGACTGTAGGTACTACTACAACAGATGGGAACGTCAGAACGAGGAAGGTCTGCTGGGGCTGATGCCTGTCATCAAGGCACACAGATCAGCTCG GCTGATATATATAAACctggcagagaaaagctgttccTCTTTGGCTTCAGCCCTCAGTTCAGGCTCAAGTCTCAGACAGCTGGACCTGAGTGACAGTAATCTACTGGACTCAGGAGTGACACTTCTTAGTGCTGCATTAAGAAATCCAATCTGTAAACTAGAGAAACTAAC GCTGTATAACTGTTACCTGACAGAGAAAAACTGTTCTACTCTGGCTTCAGTCCTCAGTTCATGCTCAAGTCTCAGAGAGCTGGACCTGAGTGGCAATGAGCTGCTGGACTCAGGAGTGACACTTCTTAGTGATGTATTAAGAAATCCAATCTGTAAACTAGAGACACTAGA GCTTCGTGGCTGTAACCTGACAGAGAAAAGCTGTTCCTCTCTGGCTTCACACCTCATTTCAGGCTCAAGTCTCAGACAGCTGACCCTGAGTGTCAATGAGGTGCTGGACTCAGGAGTGATACTACTTAGCACTGCATTAGGAAATCCACTCTGTAAACTGGAGACACTAAG GCTGCGCAACTGTAAGCTGACAGAGAAAAGCTGTTCCTCTCTGGCTTCAGTCCTCAGTTCAGGCTCAAGTCTCAGGCAGCTGAATATGAGTTACAATAACCTGCTGGACTCAGGGGTGACACTTCTTTGTGCTGCATTAAGGAATCCACTCTGTAAACTGGAGGCACTAGA GCTGTGGACCTGTAACCTGACAGAGGAAAGATGTTCCTTTCTGGCTTCAGTTCTGAATTCAGGCTCAAGTCTCAGACATCTGAACCTGAGTGTCAATAAGCTTCTGGACTCAGGAGTGACACTTCTTAGTGCTGCTTTAGGAAATCCGCTCTGTAAACTGGAGACACTAAAGTGA